The nucleotide sequence AGGCAGCTTTCTGAAAAAATTGTAAAATATCTTGGTTTATCACTTGGGAAGGCGATTATTAATTATTTTCCTGATGGAGAAATTCATGTAAGATGCCTTGAAAATGTACGAGGGAGAGATGTTTTTGTCATTCAGCCGACTTTTTCCCCGGCGGATAATTTAATGGAGTTACTTATTATGATTGATACTTTAAAAAGAGCATCGGCTAACACTGTAGGTGCTGTTATTCCATTTTTTGGATATGCACGGCAGGATAGAAAGACAAAATCGAGGGAGCCTATCTCGGCAAAGCTTGTTGCAAACCTCATTACGATGGCGGGCGCTGACAGAGTAATGTCAGTAGACTTGCATGCAGGCCAGATACAAGGGTTTTTTGATATACCGATGGATAATCTTACGGCTGTGTTGACACTTGCTGGTTATATGCGTGGAAAAAATATTGAGAATCCTGTTGTTGTTTCTCCTGACGTGGGAGGTGTAGCGCGGGCGACTGAATTTGCCAGAGATATACCCCACTCAACTCAGGCAATATTTGTCAAGAGAAGACTTGGGCCAGAAGAAGTAGAAACGAGCAGGCTTATTGGTGAAGTTGAGGGGAAAAGCGTTATTTTTGTTGACGATGCGATCCATACAGGTAATACGATTATTAAAGCGTCAGAAGAAGTTTTAAA is from Caldisericota bacterium and encodes:
- a CDS encoding ribose-phosphate pyrophosphokinase, with protein sequence MVDLKGETIKIFSGTANRQLSEKIVKYLGLSLGKAIINYFPDGEIHVRCLENVRGRDVFVIQPTFSPADNLMELLIMIDTLKRASANTVGAVIPFFGYARQDRKTKSREPISAKLVANLITMAGADRVMSVDLHAGQIQGFFDIPMDNLTAVLTLAGYMRGKNIENPVVVSPDVGGVARATEFARDIPHSTQAIFVKRRLGPEEVETSRLIGEVEGKSVIFVDDAIHTGNTIIKASEEVLKRGAKRVYVCATHGIFAKDSLNKFMKSPIEEIIVTDTIPVEERNHLPDKIKVLSVAPLIGEAIKRVFLHESISALFEKD